One part of the Bdellovibrio sp. KM01 genome encodes these proteins:
- the ctaD gene encoding cytochrome c oxidase subunit I yields the protein MGSHSSSAHGENYINCEKGLWSWLTTVDHKRIGLMYMIAVMFFFFVGGVMALLLRLELFAPNATAGVGQVLKNGDVYNQVLTYHGAIMVFMVIIPGIPAILGNFFLPVQLGAKDVAFPKINLASWYVFMIGALMAVATFFTTKIDTGWTFYTPYSIRTGTATVLMVIAAFVMGMSSILTGLNFIVTVHKLRAPGMTMHRMPLFVWALYSTAILQMLATPVLGITLMLLAAEKVFGVGIFDPALGGDPVLFQHFFWFYSHPAVYIMILPAMGVVSELITTFSRKVIFGYTAIAYSSLGIAAVSFFVWGHHMFVSGQSATAGILFSFITMLVGVPTAIKMFNWVATIYKGSVSFDSPMLFALGFLFLFAIGGVTGIMLAVLPIDVHFHDTYFVVAHFHYVMVGGTLMALMGGFYYWFPKMFGKTFSEAAARMSFVFIFIGFNVTFFPQFILGAMGMPRRYFDYIPNYEHLNKVSTVGSWLILTGFLIGLYTIVQGIRKGDKAPANPWGGKTLEWQTSSPPPQFNFDVEPVVTAGPYEYR from the coding sequence ATGGGTAGTCATTCATCATCAGCTCACGGCGAAAATTATATTAATTGTGAAAAAGGCCTATGGTCTTGGTTAACTACGGTTGACCATAAACGTATCGGTCTTATGTACATGATTGCGGTTATGTTCTTCTTCTTTGTCGGCGGGGTTATGGCCTTGCTTCTTCGTTTGGAACTTTTTGCTCCAAACGCGACAGCGGGTGTTGGGCAAGTTTTGAAAAACGGTGACGTTTACAATCAGGTACTGACTTATCACGGTGCGATCATGGTCTTCATGGTTATCATCCCTGGTATCCCGGCCATCCTGGGTAACTTCTTCCTTCCAGTTCAATTGGGCGCAAAGGACGTGGCTTTCCCTAAAATCAACTTGGCTAGCTGGTACGTGTTCATGATTGGTGCTTTGATGGCAGTAGCGACTTTCTTCACTACTAAAATCGACACTGGTTGGACGTTCTACACTCCTTACTCCATCCGCACAGGAACTGCGACAGTTCTAATGGTTATCGCGGCTTTCGTAATGGGTATGTCTTCAATCCTGACGGGTTTGAATTTCATCGTAACTGTTCACAAACTAAGAGCTCCGGGCATGACAATGCACCGTATGCCTTTGTTCGTTTGGGCACTTTACTCAACTGCGATTCTGCAAATGCTTGCAACTCCGGTTTTGGGTATCACCTTGATGTTGTTGGCAGCGGAAAAAGTATTCGGTGTTGGTATCTTCGATCCGGCATTGGGCGGTGACCCGGTATTGTTCCAACATTTCTTCTGGTTCTACTCGCATCCAGCGGTTTACATCATGATCCTTCCAGCGATGGGTGTTGTGTCTGAATTGATCACAACGTTCTCTCGCAAAGTGATCTTCGGTTACACAGCGATCGCATACTCTTCTCTAGGTATCGCAGCGGTGTCCTTCTTCGTTTGGGGACATCACATGTTCGTATCTGGTCAGTCAGCAACTGCAGGTATCTTGTTCTCGTTCATCACGATGCTGGTTGGGGTTCCAACAGCGATCAAGATGTTCAACTGGGTGGCGACAATTTATAAAGGTTCTGTGAGCTTCGACTCCCCAATGTTGTTCGCTCTTGGTTTCTTGTTCTTGTTCGCAATCGGTGGTGTGACTGGTATCATGCTTGCGGTTCTTCCAATTGACGTTCACTTCCATGACACATACTTCGTGGTAGCCCATTTCCATTACGTGATGGTGGGTGGTACTTTGATGGCGTTGATGGGTGGCTTCTATTACTGGTTCCCGAAAATGTTCGGTAAGACTTTCAGCGAAGCAGCGGCTCGTATGTCTTTTGTGTTCATCTTCATCGGTTTCAACGTGACGTTCTTCCCTCAATTCATCTTGGGCGCGATGGGTATGCCACGTCGTTATTTCGACTACATCCCGAACTATGAACACTTGAATAAAGTGTCGACTGTAGGTTCGTGGTTGATCCTTACTGGTTTCTTGATCGGTCTTTACACGATTGTACAAGGTATCAGAAAAGGTGATAAAGCTCCGGCGAATCCTTGGGGCGGCAAAACTCTTGAGTGGCAGACGTCTTCTCCACCTCCACAATTTAACTTCGATGTTGAACCAGTAGTAACAGCGGGGCCTTATGAGTACAGATAA
- a CDS encoding cytochrome c oxidase subunit 3 family protein, which translates to MSTDNVANPHAAHVSHHFKDATQEYDSGKQGIWLFMVTEILMFGALLVGYGIFHAIYPEMFAEGAKQLDWKLGFINTLVLIFSSFTMAISIQLIQRNQIKKAAMALAITILCGAIFMVIKYFEWTHKFHMGFYPGRFLDMAKTGAEHANLGMYFGFYFCMTGLHGLHVLIGMGLIAWLLIRTIRGDFHSQYWIPVEGVGIFWHIVDLIWIFLFPLLYLVG; encoded by the coding sequence ATGAGTACAGATAATGTAGCGAATCCACACGCAGCACATGTGTCGCATCACTTTAAAGATGCGACTCAAGAATACGACAGCGGTAAGCAAGGTATTTGGTTGTTCATGGTTACCGAGATCCTTATGTTCGGCGCACTTTTGGTCGGCTACGGGATCTTCCATGCTATTTATCCAGAGATGTTCGCTGAAGGTGCTAAACAGCTTGATTGGAAATTGGGTTTCATTAATACCCTGGTTCTAATCTTCTCTTCTTTCACAATGGCAATCTCGATTCAATTGATCCAGCGTAATCAAATCAAAAAGGCGGCGATGGCTTTGGCAATCACGATCCTTTGCGGTGCGATCTTCATGGTCATCAAATACTTCGAGTGGACTCATAAATTCCACATGGGCTTCTATCCAGGTCGTTTCTTGGATATGGCTAAAACTGGTGCAGAACACGCGAACCTAGGTATGTACTTCGGTTTCTATTTCTGTATGACAGGTCTCCACGGTCTTCACGTGTTGATCGGTATGGGTTTGATCGCTTGGTTGTTGATCAGAACGATTCGCGGTGATTTCCACTCTCAATACTGGATCCCAGTAGAAGGCGTTGGTATCTTCTGGCATATCGTCGATTTGATCTGGATCTTCCTATTCCCTCTTCTTTATCTGGTGGGTTAA
- a CDS encoding cytochrome C oxidase subunit IV family protein — MAAANNHKHDPNVLHPHISPTSMYLKVAGALFALTILTVVAHQFHVALGAFAAVIAFAIAAVKATLVLLYFMHLKDDNNMNRVIFASGFFFLLVLLFFSVIDILTRVAEVSPL; from the coding sequence ATGGCAGCAGCAAATAATCATAAACACGACCCTAACGTTCTTCATCCACACATCTCTCCAACTTCCATGTACTTGAAAGTTGCGGGGGCATTGTTTGCGCTAACTATCTTGACGGTAGTTGCGCATCAATTCCACGTGGCATTGGGTGCATTTGCAGCCGTCATCGCTTTCGCGATCGCAGCGGTAAAGGCAACTTTGGTTTTGTTGTACTTCATGCACTTGAAGGACGATAACAACATGAACCGTGTGATCTTCGCTTCTGGTTTCTTCTTTTTGCTAGTTCTTCTGTTCTTTAGCGTGATTGATATCCTGACTCGCGTTGCAGAAGTAAGTCCTCTATAA
- the cyoE gene encoding heme o synthase: MLKTYADLTKFGIVVFSVLAGLAGYATGFQSENPFDWKAILETLLGIYFLSSGSLALNQVQDYKLDAKMPRTANRPIPAGRLKPAAAGILSFFFLFVGLQLLFTVQPMAGFVGLICVLFYNGPYTLYLKKKWAYGAVPGAIPGALPVTIGYAAANPDIFNSESIYLFLIMFIWQMPHFWVLAIRYKDDYAAGGIPVLPVARGNEKTLQQIALWTFAYVGVALAAPLFVHASWLYILLTIPFVFKVLQELYRYYKSHGTERWLAFFMWLNVSMLIFIIIPVIDKWHFLITENR; this comes from the coding sequence GTGTTAAAGACTTACGCGGATCTTACTAAGTTTGGCATAGTCGTGTTCTCCGTTCTTGCGGGATTGGCCGGCTATGCCACTGGTTTTCAAAGCGAAAATCCTTTCGACTGGAAAGCCATTCTTGAAACTCTTCTTGGAATCTATTTCTTAAGCTCGGGTTCTTTGGCCTTGAATCAAGTTCAAGACTATAAGCTCGATGCGAAAATGCCCCGAACAGCCAATCGTCCGATTCCTGCAGGTCGCCTAAAGCCAGCGGCGGCGGGCATTTTGTCTTTCTTCTTCTTGTTTGTGGGATTGCAGTTGTTGTTCACAGTGCAACCGATGGCAGGATTTGTTGGTTTGATCTGTGTCCTTTTCTATAACGGTCCTTACACTCTTTATCTTAAAAAGAAATGGGCGTACGGAGCGGTTCCGGGTGCAATCCCTGGTGCTTTGCCAGTGACGATCGGTTATGCGGCGGCCAACCCTGATATTTTTAATTCTGAATCGATCTACTTGTTCCTGATCATGTTCATCTGGCAAATGCCGCACTTCTGGGTGTTGGCTATTCGCTATAAAGATGACTATGCAGCAGGTGGTATCCCAGTTCTTCCAGTGGCTCGCGGAAACGAAAAGACTCTTCAGCAAATCGCTCTTTGGACCTTTGCTTATGTTGGGGTTGCTTTGGCAGCACCCTTGTTTGTTCATGCGAGCTGGCTTTACATCCTTTTGACTATTCCCTTCGTTTTCAAAGTTTTGCAGGAGCTTTACCGCTATTACAAATCTCACGGGACGGAACGTTGGTTGGCCTTTTTTATGTGGCTTAACGTGAGTATGCTGATTTTCATCATCATCCCGGTTATAGATAAATGGCACTTCCTGATCACTGAAAACAGATAA
- the maiA gene encoding maleylacetoacetate isomerase: MTSFVLYNYFRSSTSFRARVALHLKNIPFEYKPINLLKDEQHSPDYRKLNPLGGIPTLIHDDKIIPDSMAILEYLEEIHPSPSILPKDPYHRARVRQVCEIVNASMHPYGNLKVTKYLGETHDYSQQQKDQWVQKWVMQGLDALEKTLPEFAGKYCFGDEVTMADIVLYPQIITCQRFHMDLSKYPTVMKIFDNLDKHPMFIKAHFSRQIDTPEELRKP; encoded by the coding sequence ATGACCTCGTTCGTGCTTTACAACTATTTTCGAAGCTCCACATCCTTCCGTGCCCGCGTGGCCTTGCACTTGAAAAATATCCCCTTTGAATACAAGCCCATCAATTTACTAAAGGATGAACAGCACTCCCCGGACTATCGCAAACTAAATCCCTTAGGCGGAATTCCGACGTTAATTCACGATGATAAAATCATTCCAGATTCCATGGCGATCCTTGAATATCTGGAAGAGATTCATCCCTCACCTTCGATCCTTCCGAAAGATCCCTATCACCGCGCTCGCGTTCGTCAGGTCTGTGAGATCGTTAACGCCTCCATGCACCCTTATGGAAACTTGAAAGTGACGAAATACCTGGGCGAAACCCATGACTATTCTCAACAGCAAAAGGACCAATGGGTTCAAAAATGGGTGATGCAAGGTTTGGATGCTTTGGAAAAAACATTGCCTGAATTCGCTGGGAAATACTGCTTCGGCGACGAAGTCACCATGGCTGATATCGTTCTGTATCCGCAGATCATCACTTGCCAGCGCTTCCATATGGACCTGTCAAAGTATCCAACTGTGATGAAGATCTTCGATAACTTAGATAAGCACCCGATGTTCATCAAGGCTCACTTCAGTCGGCAGATTGATACACCGGAAGAATTACGCAAACCCTAG
- a CDS encoding outer membrane beta-barrel protein, with translation MKKLALSLLVVSGLFSSAAFAGLNYGIEAGMRSQSGDTDAAGGSTDSQTAMQVGMFGIMPIANAWNIRTGLLYTQRPLTEKNSGVENKIDMNYVDIPFNIMYKFEDYAGVYLGVNLAINMDKKCSATGCTMGDVTSPLIPLVVGAAFKFSPNFGVNVYFESASGKVVTVNNHDLKNYRAIGANLLLTFD, from the coding sequence ATGAAAAAACTGGCACTGTCTTTACTTGTCGTTTCAGGTCTTTTCTCTTCTGCAGCTTTCGCTGGTCTTAATTATGGAATCGAAGCGGGTATGCGCAGTCAATCTGGTGATACTGATGCAGCTGGTGGATCCACTGATTCTCAAACAGCTATGCAAGTGGGTATGTTCGGTATCATGCCGATCGCTAACGCCTGGAACATCCGCACTGGTTTGCTTTACACGCAACGTCCTTTGACTGAAAAGAATAGCGGCGTAGAAAACAAAATCGATATGAACTATGTCGATATCCCTTTCAATATCATGTACAAATTCGAAGATTATGCGGGCGTGTATCTGGGCGTGAATCTTGCGATCAACATGGATAAAAAATGTAGTGCTACTGGATGTACAATGGGCGATGTCACTTCTCCATTGATTCCACTGGTGGTGGGTGCAGCCTTTAAATTTTCTCCAAATTTCGGTGTGAATGTTTACTTTGAAAGTGCCAGCGGAAAAGTTGTCACTGTAAATAATCACGATCTTAAAAATTACCGCGCAATTGGCGCGAACTTGCTACTGACTTTTGACTAA
- a CDS encoding fumarylacetoacetate hydrolase family protein: protein MKLGSLKSAQSLDGDLCVISRDLKTAVKATHIAPNLREAMEKWSAKEADLKKLYSDLNEGKASAAFPVNEKDFHSALPRTWLFADGSAFIYHIKLVRKARNAPLPETLSTVPLMYQGECGQFLAPTEDIPQRDFAHGTDFEGEVGVITDFVPMGVTPEEALKHIKLFVLINDVSLRGLIPEELAGGFGFFQSKPASALSPFAVTADELAEGYKDGRVHLPLDVTYNGEFFGKANAGAMHFHFGQLIAHAARTRNLPAGALIGSGTVSNEDHSKGSSCLAEKRMIEQIETGSIKTPFMKAGDTIQMQMNNSKGENIFGKISQKVRSV, encoded by the coding sequence GTGAAATTAGGTTCTCTGAAATCAGCTCAAAGTTTGGACGGTGATCTGTGCGTGATCAGCCGTGATTTGAAAACAGCGGTGAAAGCGACTCATATCGCTCCGAACTTGCGCGAGGCTATGGAAAAATGGTCTGCGAAAGAAGCTGATTTGAAAAAGTTGTACAGTGATCTGAACGAAGGCAAAGCATCTGCTGCTTTCCCGGTGAATGAAAAGGATTTCCATTCTGCATTGCCAAGAACCTGGTTGTTTGCGGATGGATCGGCTTTCATCTATCACATCAAACTTGTGCGTAAGGCTCGTAATGCTCCATTGCCAGAAACATTGTCGACAGTGCCTTTGATGTATCAAGGGGAGTGCGGTCAGTTCCTGGCGCCGACCGAAGACATTCCTCAGCGTGATTTTGCGCATGGAACTGACTTTGAGGGTGAAGTGGGCGTGATTACCGACTTTGTTCCCATGGGTGTTACTCCTGAAGAAGCTTTAAAACACATCAAACTTTTTGTGTTGATCAACGACGTTTCCTTGCGTGGTTTGATCCCTGAGGAGCTTGCCGGTGGCTTTGGTTTCTTCCAAAGTAAACCAGCTTCCGCGCTTTCTCCATTTGCTGTAACTGCAGATGAATTGGCAGAGGGATACAAAGATGGCCGTGTTCATTTGCCCCTGGATGTGACTTACAACGGTGAGTTCTTTGGTAAAGCCAATGCGGGTGCGATGCACTTCCACTTTGGTCAATTGATTGCTCATGCAGCCAGAACACGCAACCTGCCTGCGGGTGCACTGATTGGCAGCGGTACGGTTTCCAATGAAGATCATTCAAAAGGTTCCAGCTGCTTGGCTGAAAAACGCATGATTGAACAAATTGAAACAGGATCTATCAAAACGCCATTCATGAAGGCTGGCGATACGATTCAGATGCAGATGAATAATTCTAAAGGTGAAAATATCTTTGGGAAAATATCCCAGAAAGTTCGTTCCGTTTAA
- a CDS encoding superoxide dismutase family protein, translating into MKRFIAPVLAALLIGACAHKEEAPVVAATPPPPPPPTKAQAVLKAAKGSKIKGVVHFTEENGEIKVETMIDGLKAGPHGFHIHEVGTCEGDFTSAGGHFNPTGKKHGSPTAQERHLGDMGNLMADKKGKGNTAMTLKAALNGPEGIIGKSIVIHKGKDDLKSQPAGNSGAREACGVIEAM; encoded by the coding sequence ATGAAAAGATTTATTGCACCAGTCCTTGCGGCATTACTAATCGGCGCTTGTGCGCACAAAGAGGAAGCTCCAGTTGTAGCAGCTACTCCTCCACCGCCACCACCTCCAACAAAAGCTCAAGCTGTATTGAAAGCGGCGAAAGGCTCTAAAATTAAAGGTGTAGTTCACTTCACTGAAGAAAATGGCGAAATCAAAGTCGAAACAATGATCGATGGTTTGAAAGCCGGCCCTCATGGTTTCCACATTCACGAAGTTGGAACTTGTGAAGGTGATTTCACTTCTGCTGGTGGTCACTTCAACCCAACAGGCAAAAAGCACGGTTCTCCAACAGCTCAAGAGCGCCACCTGGGTGACATGGGTAACTTGATGGCTGATAAAAAAGGTAAAGGCAACACGGCGATGACTTTGAAAGCTGCTTTGAATGGCCCAGAAGGCATCATCGGTAAATCTATCGTTATCCACAAAGGTAAAGATGATTTGAAATCTCAACCGGCTGGAAACTCTGGAGCTCGTGAAGCTTGCGGCGTTATCGAAGCAATGTAA
- a CDS encoding OsmC family protein → MVKSTTHYQGEKHCEITHEPSSARIATDAPKDNHGKGELFSPTDLVGAAMGSCMLTTMAIHSEKDGIVLKGAWASVEKEMVANPRRIAKLNVVLHLPMSIPHDYRKKIEGFALGCPVKESMHPDMQIPVLFHYDIA, encoded by the coding sequence ATGGTTAAATCAACGACTCACTATCAAGGTGAAAAACACTGCGAAATCACGCATGAACCCTCCAGCGCTCGAATTGCGACAGACGCACCAAAAGACAATCATGGTAAGGGTGAGCTTTTCTCTCCGACAGATTTGGTAGGAGCAGCAATGGGTAGCTGCATGCTTACCACTATGGCTATTCATTCGGAGAAAGACGGCATCGTTCTTAAAGGTGCTTGGGCTTCTGTTGAAAAAGAGATGGTTGCAAATCCGAGAAGAATCGCAAAATTAAATGTGGTCCTACATTTGCCAATGAGCATTCCCCATGACTATCGCAAAAAGATCGAAGGCTTTGCATTGGGCTGTCCCGTGAAAGAAAGCATGCATCCTGATATGCAAATTCCCGTGTTATTTCACTATGATATAGCGTAG
- a CDS encoding response regulator: MNPQEEKSRLLIVEDDADIRELLKHFLKEFVDEIVEAENGAAALQYVKTKEFDTILSDIEMPQMNGLKFLAYVRSLGHMTPFVVLTAHGDHARALEALSLGAFDFITKDSKRKFVIESVCSAIKIGREMKASKGDAVQSTHLRKLYNDMSKSSEMRLRKIIDQMSN; encoded by the coding sequence ATGAACCCACAGGAAGAAAAAAGCAGATTGCTGATTGTTGAGGACGACGCAGATATTCGCGAGCTCCTTAAGCATTTCTTGAAAGAGTTCGTCGATGAAATAGTTGAGGCAGAAAACGGCGCTGCCGCTTTACAATACGTAAAGACTAAAGAATTCGATACAATTCTATCTGATATCGAAATGCCACAAATGAACGGTCTTAAGTTTTTGGCTTACGTTCGCTCGTTGGGTCACATGACTCCTTTCGTAGTTCTGACTGCACACGGAGACCATGCTCGCGCCCTGGAAGCACTGTCCCTGGGAGCCTTTGACTTCATCACCAAAGATTCAAAAAGAAAATTCGTTATCGAAAGCGTTTGCTCTGCGATCAAAATCGGTCGTGAGATGAAAGCCTCAAAAGGCGACGCTGTTCAATCCACACATCTTCGCAAACTCTACAACGACATGTCTAAATCATCAGAGATGCGTCTGCGTAAGATTATTGACCAGATGTCTAATTAG
- a CDS encoding ATP-binding protein, which produces MIAAGTMGYKVGTSSLQSGHSERLIQIRLNRAQALKTDLENLGNNLLVAAEMGRVRDAVLSFHAIFKKINDGTGEIAPAKDIRIVSSYYKNKPGFEEEKNIAARLSKPAVILQSMILQEAERNESTPRNVTALKTIDPYGYFKTHSDIHTFMSDYADRFQMADVLLLDKDGIVVYSVQKGFELGANLNTGIFSATRLTDVYRWSQSAPPQTFRFFDFAPLAGVLPEYVSYIAAPIYDQKTYIGTLVFQIALDRFDQILSDNFQWKRSGLRETGEVIAYGPDGFMRNNSRLHYENPGEFLKLLSSANKSQAPQLVKDSGTTAMAVSLPADKIRHYLRNDDIVETGTDYLNALSLMSIGKVQLPGGVEWALVAKSNFNETTGPINHYLIIFVIIGSLFLLISLLIAFFFSKQLIQPLNFLHSRISTQGNKVQEISYSSQDEFANIFKDFNKLASSYGQEQQEKTVLEQVVRTLNKVMFMVEIMPGFGGSLKAIIRKSNPIANELIGTPEAALVGSELSLWLEIDLKDLIDQQRTEAHLKCLSGERIPLAITTVPMNNSAGRERFVIVGDDLRWKLEAERELRMKEDLLKASQAISKTGSFRWDFRLGKMIWSDEQFKLLGLNPNEVQPSYDLFKAMVHHEDVHVLETALKQAGSGIREFHFEIRVRRADTHEFIWTNLMGLTEYDDKRNPVCTWGINQDITQMKKAEQELIAMKDEALKSSLAKSQFLAHMSHEIRTPMNAIMGMAELLKDTKLDPDQRYYLTIFQKASDVLMTLINDILDLSKIEAGEVSIENISFELHKMMTDVQEMMRPRAQIKGVEYSFDIGPGVSTFLMGDPTKLRQVLINLVSNSIKFTERGEIKVTVVKNPTKKDSLLISVSDTGVGIAPQKQHLIFQKFSQADSSITRRYGGTGLGLAISKSLVELMGGQIWFKSRENAGTTFFFTVPYREQSPGLQLATVRMPETSLLSFADQIEARELDKSRKVRILLADDTEDNRILFTHFFKNQPFEIIEAENGLEAVDKIKSNEFDIVFMDVQMPEMDGYAATSIIREWERATQHSHIPIIALTAHALSDDKQKSLNAGCDDHVTKPFKKDVLLGVINRYTMS; this is translated from the coding sequence ATGATTGCCGCCGGAACTATGGGCTATAAAGTGGGTACTTCCTCACTCCAAAGCGGTCATTCGGAGCGTTTGATTCAGATTCGCCTCAACCGTGCTCAAGCTTTAAAAACTGATCTTGAAAATCTTGGTAATAACTTGCTGGTCGCTGCCGAGATGGGCCGAGTGCGCGATGCAGTTTTATCCTTCCATGCAATCTTTAAAAAAATCAATGACGGTACAGGCGAAATCGCGCCCGCGAAAGACATCCGCATTGTCAGCTCTTATTACAAAAACAAACCTGGTTTTGAGGAAGAAAAAAATATCGCAGCTCGCTTAAGCAAGCCTGCAGTAATTCTGCAATCGATGATTTTACAGGAGGCTGAAAGAAATGAAAGTACTCCCCGCAACGTCACGGCTTTAAAGACCATCGATCCTTATGGGTATTTTAAAACTCACAGTGATATTCACACATTCATGTCGGATTATGCTGATCGTTTTCAAATGGCCGATGTCTTGTTGCTCGATAAAGATGGCATCGTCGTCTATTCGGTGCAAAAAGGTTTTGAGCTGGGAGCCAATCTAAACACGGGCATTTTCAGCGCAACACGATTAACAGATGTCTATCGCTGGTCACAAAGCGCGCCTCCACAAACATTTCGCTTCTTTGACTTTGCTCCGCTGGCGGGAGTTCTGCCTGAGTATGTTTCTTATATTGCGGCCCCGATTTACGATCAAAAAACTTATATCGGAACTTTGGTCTTTCAAATCGCGCTGGATCGCTTCGATCAGATCCTTAGCGATAACTTTCAATGGAAGCGTTCGGGCTTACGTGAAACCGGTGAGGTGATCGCCTATGGTCCTGACGGATTTATGCGCAACAACTCTCGTCTGCATTATGAAAATCCAGGCGAGTTCCTAAAGCTGTTATCCAGCGCAAATAAGTCCCAGGCCCCGCAACTGGTAAAAGATAGCGGCACTACGGCGATGGCTGTAAGCTTGCCCGCCGATAAAATTCGTCACTATTTGCGTAACGACGACATCGTGGAAACTGGCACCGACTATTTAAATGCCCTCAGCTTAATGTCCATCGGGAAAGTACAACTTCCAGGTGGTGTCGAGTGGGCGCTGGTGGCGAAGTCTAATTTCAACGAGACGACCGGGCCGATTAATCACTATTTGATTATTTTTGTGATCATTGGCTCCCTGTTCTTGCTGATTTCCCTTTTGATCGCCTTCTTCTTTTCCAAGCAATTGATTCAACCGCTGAACTTCCTGCATTCCCGCATCAGCACTCAGGGAAATAAAGTTCAGGAAATCAGTTATTCATCACAAGATGAATTTGCCAACATCTTTAAAGACTTCAACAAGCTTGCAAGCTCCTATGGCCAGGAACAGCAGGAGAAAACAGTTCTAGAGCAAGTCGTGCGCACGCTTAACAAAGTGATGTTCATGGTTGAAATTATGCCTGGCTTTGGTGGCAGCTTAAAAGCCATCATACGTAAATCCAATCCGATTGCAAATGAACTGATCGGCACTCCCGAGGCGGCGCTGGTTGGATCGGAGTTATCTTTGTGGTTGGAAATTGACCTTAAAGACCTGATTGATCAGCAAAGAACTGAAGCGCATTTGAAATGCCTTTCTGGAGAGCGTATTCCACTGGCTATCACCACGGTACCGATGAACAACTCTGCAGGACGCGAAAGATTCGTGATTGTCGGAGATGATTTGCGTTGGAAGCTCGAGGCAGAACGCGAACTTCGGATGAAGGAAGACTTGCTGAAGGCTTCTCAGGCGATTTCCAAAACCGGGTCTTTCCGTTGGGATTTCCGTCTGGGCAAAATGATTTGGTCAGATGAGCAGTTTAAGCTCTTGGGTTTAAATCCCAACGAAGTTCAGCCCAGCTATGATCTTTTCAAAGCCATGGTCCATCATGAGGATGTTCACGTATTAGAGACGGCACTTAAGCAAGCCGGATCCGGCATCCGCGAATTCCACTTTGAAATTCGTGTTCGCAGAGCCGACACCCACGAGTTCATTTGGACAAATTTAATGGGCTTGACTGAATACGACGACAAAAGAAATCCCGTCTGTACTTGGGGTATTAACCAAGACATCACGCAGATGAAAAAAGCAGAACAAGAATTGATTGCCATGAAGGATGAGGCCTTGAAATCATCTTTGGCGAAATCTCAGTTCCTGGCTCACATGTCCCATGAAATTCGTACGCCAATGAATGCGATCATGGGTATGGCCGAACTTTTGAAAGACACGAAGCTTGATCCGGATCAACGCTATTACTTAACGATTTTCCAGAAAGCCAGCGATGTACTGATGACGTTGATCAATGATATTCTGGATCTTTCCAAGATCGAAGCCGGTGAAGTTTCCATCGAAAACATTTCGTTCGAACTTCACAAGATGATGACAGACGTCCAAGAGATGATGCGTCCTCGTGCACAAATCAAAGGAGTCGAGTACTCTTTTGATATCGGTCCTGGTGTCAGCACATTCCTGATGGGTGATCCAACCAAATTACGTCAAGTTCTGATCAACTTGGTTAGCAACTCGATTAAGTTTACCGAGCGCGGTGAAATCAAAGTCACAGTTGTTAAAAATCCGACCAAGAAAGACAGCCTTCTGATCAGTGTCAGCGACACTGGTGTCGGTATCGCTCCACAAAAACAACATTTGATATTCCAGAAGTTTTCCCAAGCCGACAGCTCCATCACGCGGCGCTACGGTGGAACGGGATTGGGGCTGGCAATTTCCAAAAGCCTTGTCGAACTTATGGGTGGTCAAATTTGGTTTAAGAGCCGTGAAAACGCTGGGACAACATTTTTCTTTACGGTTCCTTACCGTGAGCAGTCTCCAGGTCTTCAGTTGGCAACAGTAAGAATGCCTGAAACCAGCCTGCTTTCATTTGCTGATCAAATAGAAGCTCGTGAACTGGACAAATCCAGAAAAGTTCGTATCTTGTTAGCTGACGACACCGAAGACAATCGCATCTTATTTACGCATTTCTTTAAGAACCAGCCGTTTGAAATAATTGAAGCGGAGAATGGACTTGAAGCAGTAGATAAGATAAAATCGAACGAGTTTGATATCGTCTTTATGGACGTTCAAATGCCAGAGATGGACGGCTATGCCGCAACGTCGATTATCCGGGAATGGGAACGCGCGACTCAGCATTCACACATCCCAATTATCGCACTGACTGCACACGCCCTTTCTGATGACAAACAAAAGTCCTTAAATGCAGGCTGTGATGATCACGTCACAAAACCATTTAAGAAAGACGTTTTGCTTGGCGTGATTAACCGTTACACGATGAGCTAA